One window of the Gambusia affinis linkage group LG01, SWU_Gaff_1.0, whole genome shotgun sequence genome contains the following:
- the mical1 gene encoding F-actin-monooxygenase mical1: protein MASKEPANSSHATFDLFVQAKTCQEVKKHFTELCRQLQLDPKDYSNFYTKLKDRLNYWKAKAVWTKLDKRASQEVYEQGKVCAQNKCLVLGAGPCGLRTAIELSMLGAQVVLLEKREEFTRNNVLHLWPFTICDLRELGAKKFYGKFCAGSLDHISIRQLQLILLKVCLILGVEVHTGVEYKGLIEPSAEKGWMAKLQPPSHPAAAFQFDVFISAGGGKFIPQGFKHKELRGKLAIGITANFVNRNTAAEAQVPEISGVARIYNQKFFQDLLNETDIDLENIVYYKDDTHYFVMTAKRKSLLKRGVIKQDYSDADQLLAPANVDHVALCLYAHDAAYFSTGGKLPDLQFVLSPAGQRDVAMFDFTCMHRAEHASLVRDRRGKKLLLALVGDCLVEPFWPLGTGIARGFLASFDTAWTVRSWGMGVQHMTVIAERESMYQLLSQTTTENISKKYLLYSIDPKTRYQRINLSAIHTRQVQHLYDEKSHSLTIKLKENRAHMRQDSMSGFNELLRWCQNNTRGYDNVNIKDFNQSWNSGLALCALIHNFRPHLIDISSLDEANRVHNNQLAFSVIHKELGIPPVMSPSSQIDKLSMVLYLTQIKNAVTLPPKEPAGPQPPTTSLSLSRTQSAVFFLSKLKHLSLQRQKERRATLKRGAKAEKIMEDEKTTSVLLASPEVNPVPPAAAAASPPPEPEPAETVATDNEQCYFCGTMMYAVERISAEGRFFHRSCFTCHSCSITLRLGGYVFDKNSGRFYCEMHSEDLLFSSDVEASCEDINEDEDNGVSSESYTLSPSDEEYFLKPESVSSAVTHSDDQEEPDQIIHQSKGNFQEPLNTSTFPDPASKPEILEPTQDEPVPFPVPKPRLSRQTTPTCEPSPPVAKPRKVILTPQTPFVEAAPEETSKAGPDVSLKPLRKLQLSIEERNELGNLQSFSADSDSETQGGSSSCSSSSANAGGPPKQEGQDGQEEEGYWSGSTASLIREKKNRHCFKKKEMPSGQNRVRSKFSPWNLSSPRISRDCRLTVHPGRVETTFHHVHSTSEDGVDDDDDDDDEDYDMFDEQEDLFDMKLEPSDPVQAKKFELRRMKTLQRRAKMSVMDRFCKAQSIQRRLEEIEVSYKELEEKGVKLERSLRRQPNDNDSSETIEEWIQLVHEKNALVSEESDLMVESRQLELEDKRSTLELEYRKLMEMKDKTPEQEEEENQIFQQILEVVEMMDSLVTFLDEKRQKEMSENEEALSIKEAKRHSKAGAQVQWA, encoded by the exons ATGGCAAGCAAGGAACCTGCGAATTCCTCTCATGCCACGTTTGACCTCTTTGTCCAAGCCAAGACTTGTCAGGAAGTAAAGAAGCACTTCACAGAACTCTGCAGACAACTGCAACTTGATCCCAAGGATTACAGTAACTTCTACACGAAGCTGAAGGACAGGCTGAACTACTGGAAGGCCAAAGCTGTGTGGACCAAGTTAGACAAAAGAGCCTCTCAAGAAGTTTACGAGCAAGGAAAAGTCTGCGCCCAGAACAAG TGTCTGGTGTTGGGCGCGGGACCATGTGGGCTGAGGACGGCCATCGAACTGTCCATGCTGGGAGCTCAGGTGGTGCTGCTGGAGAAGAGGGAGGAGTTCACCAGGAACAACGTCCTCCACCTGTGGCCCTTCACCATCTGTGACCTCCGAGAGCTCGGCGCCAAAAAGTTCTATGGCAAATTCTGCGCTGGTTCCCTGGATCACATCA gcaTCCGTCAGTTGCAGCTGATCCTGCTGAAAGTGTGTCTCATCCTCGGGGTGGAGGTCCACACCGGAGTGGAGTACAAGGGTCTTATTGAGCCCTCTGCTGAAAAAG GTTGGATGGCCAAACTACAGCCTCCGTCTCATCCTGCTGCAGCCTTccagtttgatgttttcatcTCTGCAGGGGGAGGCAAGTTCATCCCTCAGG gTTTTAAGCACaaggagctgagaggaaaaCTGGCTATTGGCATCACAGCCAATTTTGTTAACAGGAACACGGCTGCTGAGGCCCAAGTACCAGAGATCAGCGGGGTGGCCCGGATATACAACCAGAAGTTCTTCCAAGACCTGCTCAACGAGACGG ATATTGATTTAGAGAATATTGTGTACTACAAAGATGACACCCACTACTTTGTCATGACAGCCAAGAGGAAGAGCTTGCTGAAGAGGGGGGTCATTAAACAG GACTACAGTGATGCAGATCAGCTGCTGGCACCTGCAAACGTAGATCACGTGGCCTTGTGTCTTTATGCTCACGATGCGGCATACTTCTCCACTGGAGGCAAGCTGCCGGACCTGCAGTTTGTTCTGAGTCCGGCCGGTCAACGTGACGTGGCCATGTTCGACTTCACCTGCATGCACCGCGCCGAGCACGCCTCGCTGGTCCGAGACAGGAGGGGCAAGAAGCTCCTACTAGCTCTTGTTGGAGACTGTCTGGTGGAG CCGTTTTGGCCTTTGGGAACAGGCATCGCCCGAGGGTTCTTGGCTTCGTTTGACACAGCGTGGACGGTGAGGAGCTGGGGGATGGGGGTCCAACACATGACCGTCATTGCTGAGAG agAAAGTATGTACCAGCTGCTCTCCCAGACCACAACTGAAAACATCAGCAAGAAGTACCTTCTGTACAGCATCGACCCGAAAACACGCTACCAGAGAATCAACCTGTCTGCCATTCATACTCGCCAG GTGCAGCACCTATATGATGAGAAAAGCCATTCATTAACCATAAAGCTGAAGGAAAATCGGGCTCACATGCGTCAAG ATTCAATGAGTGGTTTTAACGAGTTGTTGAGATGGTGCCAGAACAATACCAGAGGGTACGACAACGTGAACATTAAGGACTTCAACCAGTCCTGGAACTCCGGCCTCGCATTGTGCGCTCTTATCCACAACTTCAGACCTCATCTGAT TGACATTTCCTCCCTGGATGAGGCGAACAGAGTTCACAACAACCAGCTGGCGTTCAGTGTGATCCATAAGGAGCTGGGAATCCCTCCGGTCATGTCTCCCAGTAGTCAGATTGACAAGCTGTCCATGGTTCTCTACCTCACCCAAATCAAAAATGCTGTCACTTTGCCACCAAAAG AACCTGCAGGGCCCCAGCCACCGACCACATCTCTGAGTCTCTCTAGGACACAGTCAGCTGTCTTTTTCCTGAGCAAGCTGAAGCACCTCTCACTGCAAAGACAAAAG gAAAGAAGGGCGACTCTGAAACGAGGTGCAAAAGCTGAGAAAATCATGGAAGATGAGAAAACT ACGTCAGTGCTACTTGCGTCTCCTGAAGTGAATCCAGTTCCTCCCGCTGCGGCCGCCGCCTCTCCAccaccggaaccagaaccagctgagaCTGTGGCGACCGACAACGAGCAGTGCTACTTCTGTGGGACAATGATGTACGCTGTGGAGCGCATCAGTGCTGAGGGGAGGTTCTTCCATCGGAGCTGCTTCACCTGCCACAGCTGTAGCATCACCCTCAGATTAGGAGGATATGTCTTCGACAAGAACAGCG GGAGATTCTACTGCGAGATGCACTCTgaagatttgttgttttctagtGATGTTGAAGCGTCCTGTGAG gACATCAACGAAGATGAAGACAACGGAGTTTCCAGTGAGAGCTATACGCTGTCTCCATCAGATGAGGAGTATTTCCTCAAACCAGAGAGTGTCTCCTCTGCTGTCACACATTCAGATGACCAAGAAGAACCGGATCAGATTATTCATCAGTCCAAAGGAAACTTCCAAGAACCACTGAACACGAGCACTTTTCCAGATCCTGCATCTAAACCTGAGATATTGGAGCCCACTCAAGATGAGCCGGTGCCTTTTCCCGTTCCAAAGCCACGCCTGTCCCGTCAGACGACCCCCACATGCGAGCCCTCGCCACCAGTGGCGAAACCTCGCAAAGTCATCTTGACTCCCCAGACACCTTTTGTTGAAGCGGCTCCAGAGGAAACTTCTAAAGCAGGACCAGATGTCTCTCTCAAACCACTGCGAAAGCTTCAGCTGTCCATCGAGGAGCGGAACGAGCTGGGGAATCTGCAGAGCTTCAGCGCAGACTCGGACTCCGAAACCCAAGGCGGGTCGTCCTCCTGCTCGTCTTCCTCCGCAAACGCAGGTGGGCCTCCTAAACAAGAGGGCCAGGATGGACAAGAAGAAGAGGGCTACTGGAGCGGGAGCACAGCTAGTCTCATCCGTGAGAAGAAGAACCGTCACTGCTTCAAGAAAAAAGAGATGCCGAGCGGGCAGAACCGAGTCCGGTCCAAGTTTTCCCCCTGGAATCTGTCCTCGCCGAGGATCAGCAGAGACTGCCGACTCACCGTCCATCCAGGCAGAGTCG AGACAACCTTCCATCACGTTCATAGCACTTCAGAGGACGgtgttgatgatgatgacgacgatgatgatgaggaCTATGATATGTTTGATGAACAGGAAGACTTATTTGACATGAAG TTGGAGCCGTCTGACCCAGTCCAGGCAAAAAAGTTTGAgctgaggaggatgaagactCTGCAGAGGCGAGCCAAGATGAGTGTAATGGATCGCTTCTGCAAAGCTCAG tCAATCCAGCGTCGACTGGAGGAGATTGAAGTCTCTTACAAGGAGCTGGAAGAGAAAGGTGTGAAGCTGGAGAGAAGTCTGCGCAGGCAACCCA ACGACAACGATTCCTCTGAAACGATTGAAGAATGGATCCAGCTGGTCCATGAAAAGAACGCCTTGGTCTCGGAGGAGTCGGATCTCATGGTGGA GTCCCGACAGCTGGAACTGGAGGACAAGCGCAGCACGTTGGAGCTGGAGTACAGGAAGTTAATGGAGATGAAAG ATAAGACACCAGagcaagaggaagaagaaaaccagATCTTTCAGCAGATTCTTGAAGTGGTGGAGATGATGGACTCTCTAGTGACATTTTTGGATGAGAAGCGGCAGAAAGAAATGAGCGAAAACGAAGAAGCTCTCTCCATCAAAGAGGCCAAAAGACACTCCAAGGCGGGAGCTCAAGTTCAGTGGgcttaa